A region from the Pogoniulus pusillus isolate bPogPus1 chromosome 13, bPogPus1.pri, whole genome shotgun sequence genome encodes:
- the PLD6 gene encoding mitochondrial cardiolipin hydrolase, with protein sequence MRRAWAGLAAAAALVLALAASLWRRRPRPVREVLFFPSQPICTEALLAEAEGPGAVSRPCRCPLPRGDCALSRLLRRLLAARRSLELCLFAFSSPQLARAVQLLHRRGVRVRVVTDAQSMAMKGSQIGLLRHAGIQVRHDQESGYMHHKFAIVDGRMLMTGSLNWTTQAIQNNRENVMVVEDDEYVKAFLDEFERIWEEYNPRNYRFFPKDSK encoded by the exons atGCGCAGGGCGTGGGCAGGCCTggccgcggcggcggcgctggTCCTAGCGCTGGCCGCGTCGCTGTGGCGGCGGCGGCCACGACCCGTGCGGGAAGTTCTCTTCTTCCCTTCGCAGCCCATCTGCACCGAGGCGCTGCTAGCCGAAGCGGAGGGTCCCGGCGCGGTGAGCCGGCCCTGCCGCTGCCCGCTGCCGCGGGGTGACTGCGCCCTCAGCCGCCTGCTGCGGCGCCTCCTCGCCGCCCGCcgctccctggagctgtgcctgttcGCCTTCTCCAGCCCGCAGCTGGCCCGGGCCGTGCAGCTGCTGCACCGCCGCGGCGTCCGTGTCCGCGTCGTCACCGACGCGCAGAGCATGGCGATGAAGGGCTCCCAGATCGGCCTCCTCCGGCACGCCG GGATCCAGGTACGCCATGACCAGGAGAGTGGTTACATGCACCACAAGTTTGCGATCGTGGATGGGAGGATGCTGATGACAGGCTCCCTCAACTGGACCACCCAGGCGATCCAGAACAACCGGGAGAACGTGATGGTGGTGGAAGATGATGAGTACGTGAAGGCTTTTCTGGATGAGTTTGAAAGGATTTGGGAAGAGTACAACCCCAGAAACTACAGATTCTTTCCCAAAGACAGTAAATGA